TCGCTGGGTCTGGAATCGCCTGTGGGAAAGCGCATGGGTGTCGGCTTTGCGATGCTTTACCGCGGCGACCTTGCCTTTGACGTGATTAACGAAGATGACGAAACGATGGGAACCGCGACTCCCTACTTTACCATGATGTATCTCGGCTTTGCCTATCGAGTCACGCGCCGCGATGCGTTCGGCCTGTCGCTTTCGATGAGCTACGACAATATGGATATTGCGGAATATTACGACGGTGTAGAACTGGTCGATGATTACCGCAGTCCCGTGACTCTTAACCTCAGCTGGCTTAGACAGTGGAACGAACAGTGGTCTACGTCGGTGGTCATCCGTAATTTGAGCTTTAGTAAGAACTTGTCTGCAAAATGGAGCAAGAATACCAGTACCGACAATTCCGTGGCAAGCACCGATGGCGTACGTCCGAAGGTTTTGCAGATTGGCTTGGGGTATCGTTCCAGGGTTATGGGGAAACCTGTTTACGCCTGGATGGAAGCGATTGACTACCAGGTGGCCGATACCTTACTTGCTTTTGATCCTGATTTGCATGTGTGGACGGGCCGCGTCGGTTTTGAGTGTGAAATCATTCCTGACGGCACGCTCCGTCTGGGCATGGATGATTTGGACTGGACGGTGGGTGCCGGCTACAAGTTCCGGATTCGTATCGGAAAGAAGAAGTATCCGTTTGATGTGAACTACGCCTTGATTTATGAATCGGAAGCGGGGCTGTGGACGCCGCTTAGCTTTGGTCTCCGGGGCTATATTCCGTGATTTCCAAAATCTATATAGAAGGCGTGCGCAGCCTATCCGGGTTTGAACAGGAGTTTGGGCCCGGAATTACGGTCGTTCATGGGCCGAACGGTTGCGGCAAAACTTCGATACTGGAATCGGTCCATTTGCTGGCCCAGGGATTTTCATTCAGGGCAAGAGACTTGAAAGAACTGATCGCCTGGAACGGCGATGAGTTCCTGCTGCGGGCGACCTTTGAGGATTCGGGGCGGACGACGGCGCGCGCGATTCGCGTGGGCCGTCGCAGTTGCGATGTCCGGGAGAATGGCGAGAACTTGAAATCGGCGGCGGCGCTCTTCGGAAGTCTGCCTGCAGTCGTGATGCAGCCGTCTGATATAGAACTCTTGCGTGGGGCGCCCGATGTGCGGCGCCGGTGGCTGAACGAAATTCTCTGTTTCCGTTCGAAGGCGAATGCCTCTTTGCTGCGTCGGTACGGTCGCGTGCTGCAACAGCGCAATAAGTGGCTCAGGGATTTCAAGCGCGGGGGTGGAATGGCGCCCTTGGGCGGCGAGGAACTCTTTGGAATCTTGACTGAACAGCTGATTGACCTGGGGGCGAAATTATGGGCAGCCCGACTTTCGCTATCGAAAGAAATTTCTCCGATTATCACGGGGTACTACCGTAAGCTTTCGGGGGGAGTCGACGAAATTACCTGCGCCTACAAGAGTTCGATTCTGAAGGAACTCGATGCGCTTGACGGAGCGGAATTTTTGGATGATGCGGAACTGGACAAGGTCGCCGCGGAGCCCTCGGCGCCGTACAATGTCTCGGGTGATGATTCAGGAATGTCCGACGACGGTTCGGTTGACGAGGACGCCTTGCGGACTGCTTTTAGTCGAAAACTCCGCAGCTTGGAAATTGCGGAACGCTCTTTCGGCGGTACGCTTGCCGGTCCGCACCGCGATGATCTGGGAATCTGCATTGGCGGATCCGAAATGCGTTCTTCGGGATCGCAGGGGCAGTGCCGTTGTGCGGCGATCGCGATGCGCTTTGCTGCGGTTGATGTGGCGAGCCGTTTCCTTAGTAAGCCGATTCTCTTGCTCGATGATATTTTTGCCGAACTCGACGTGAAGCGTCGCGATGCGGTGGCGTCGCTCATTCGCGAAAAGGCTTGCCAGGTGATTATCGCGACTCCACAGCTGGAAGAATTGCCGTTTACCGCAGAAGCTAGTATAGAGCTTAGAGTTTAGAACTTAGAATTTACCGTTAGCTACCTTTAGGCGGGAGCTTAGAACTTGGTAACGGAATAAATGA
This genomic stretch from Fibrobacter sp. UWH4 harbors:
- a CDS encoding DNA replication/repair protein RecF; translation: MISKIYIEGVRSLSGFEQEFGPGITVVHGPNGCGKTSILESVHLLAQGFSFRARDLKELIAWNGDEFLLRATFEDSGRTTARAIRVGRRSCDVRENGENLKSAAALFGSLPAVVMQPSDIELLRGAPDVRRRWLNEILCFRSKANASLLRRYGRVLQQRNKWLRDFKRGGGMAPLGGEELFGILTEQLIDLGAKLWAARLSLSKEISPIITGYYRKLSGGVDEITCAYKSSILKELDALDGAEFLDDAELDKVAAEPSAPYNVSGDDSGMSDDGSVDEDALRTAFSRKLRSLEIAERSFGGTLAGPHRDDLGICIGGSEMRSSGSQGQCRCAAIAMRFAAVDVASRFLSKPILLLDDIFAELDVKRRDAVASLIREKACQVIIATPQLEELPFTAEASIELRV